From Haloglomus litoreum, the proteins below share one genomic window:
- a CDS encoding type IV pilin N-terminal domain-containing protein — MKLNNLLGDDDAVSPVIGVILMVAITVILAAVIGTFVLGLGDQVSNTSPTASFTFDFDGSVSVTDTSELANNGDNSDSGELSITHDGGDGIAVSQLSVTDGTDTIESPSGWSNDVTAGDTATVDADNSDTVRVVWESSNGGDTATLGKWTGPEAN; from the coding sequence ATGAAACTCAACAACCTACTTGGCGACGACGACGCGGTGTCGCCGGTCATCGGGGTCATCCTGATGGTCGCGATAACCGTCATCCTGGCCGCCGTTATCGGCACGTTCGTGCTCGGTCTCGGGGACCAGGTCTCGAACACGAGTCCGACCGCGAGCTTCACGTTCGACTTCGACGGCAGTGTATCAGTCACTGACACAAGCGAACTGGCAAATAATGGTGACAACTCCGACAGTGGTGAACTGAGCATCACGCATGATGGTGGTGACGGGATTGCTGTCTCGCAGCTCTCCGTCACTGATGGAACCGACACTATCGAGAGCCCATCGGGATGGTCAAACGACGTAACTGCCGGTGATACCGCCACGGTTGATGCAGACAACAGTGATACGGTCCGCGTTGTCTGGGAATCCTCGAACGGTGGCGACACGGCTACGCTCGGAAAGTGGACTGGACCGGAGGCTAACTAA
- a CDS encoding FaeA/PapI family transcriptional regulator, translated as MYDTTMTAANPGGGDDPDLSRERVLNFMYDADWPVTSKYVGDELGTSQQNAYYYLRQLRDAGEVERLKLSSNVVLWRPLSPR; from the coding sequence ATGTACGACACGACCATGACCGCAGCCAATCCGGGGGGCGGGGACGATCCAGACCTAAGCCGAGAGCGCGTTCTGAATTTCATGTACGACGCCGACTGGCCAGTGACCAGCAAGTACGTAGGCGACGAACTCGGTACGAGTCAGCAGAATGCCTATTACTATCTTCGTCAGCTACGAGACGCTGGGGAAGTAGAGCGCCTGAAGCTATCGAGCAACGTGGTTCTCTGGCGGCCACTCAGTCCTCGGTAG
- a CDS encoding carboxypeptidase-like regulatory domain-containing protein, with protein sequence MNETHHTDDGGGIVEDKLRLAELAGHLGSWLAVVTTMVMVGAAAAREVNPVSAFVIEHASMETWAVGTPLLVFAGFTMLRYARARNEAPDDLLKTHHLGGLLASGLLADGLLNCYAVATAGLPETLRWSVIAGEAAAVGVLALVLIVRPDPRPLVSAGRDVTSRLSAVEARSVALALMVVTSMFVGAVSISLGPLPAADRASAAGTVVDDFEDGSISDWTKVINGQAFSASQNRAYEGSYSMLHDGSDNGGGARITKDLSSANPSSASAWVYYANYSSSTRTSAFKLRSSSGSVATRVEVKESDGSLFVDSTDTGFDIPQNEWVRWKYKNIDYNSDTYTVIILDADGNEIYNQTGVGFVNSVSVEQFAVLGGSGGYQYWDFFAVDGAAVGQPVSGTISTADGSGINGGTVELLDSSDSVISTTTTNSSGYYQFDAVSDATDYQIRASASGYQNKTSDSFDVAGAPRTVDLKLFESGTFVREFQLDEAAKQTYPPSLSRLEVYRFDRAIEFPLPGGTTFKAGPGTWKEISDKDINAYGKASVRLEDGTPYRVEVVATSGDRSTRWGSLGWRANKSAPDPYLISVGDQDVTATPTATGTATSPTATPVATDGGTSGGGVSGPDYPGLNPPCDPFDRDNDGNLQECPDGDETDGPGSTVTYTASDGFGPRIAGECVLTDGTTGLLIEYWDPSYETTSLTFNVSHENSSYSGDRQFDTAAGYATWCVADAVTGNASDAADGALTGNYTANGTTFNYTESLQQSSLLGGPLGGGGGSGAGGATPGQQVVGIGLSAGVGYLLVRRFTDFRISSALSGAVSRARSLVGGGS encoded by the coding sequence ATGAACGAGACACATCACACGGACGACGGCGGAGGCATCGTCGAGGACAAACTGCGGCTGGCGGAGCTGGCGGGCCATCTCGGCTCGTGGCTCGCGGTCGTGACGACGATGGTGATGGTCGGCGCGGCGGCGGCCCGCGAGGTGAATCCGGTCAGCGCGTTCGTCATCGAGCACGCCTCGATGGAGACGTGGGCGGTCGGGACGCCGCTGCTGGTGTTCGCGGGTTTCACCATGCTGCGGTACGCCCGCGCTCGTAACGAGGCGCCGGACGATCTCCTGAAGACGCACCACCTCGGCGGCCTTCTCGCGAGCGGCCTCCTCGCGGACGGGCTGCTGAACTGTTACGCGGTCGCGACCGCGGGCCTGCCCGAGACGCTTCGTTGGTCCGTGATCGCGGGCGAGGCGGCGGCCGTGGGCGTGCTCGCGCTCGTCCTGATCGTGCGACCGGACCCGCGACCGCTCGTCTCGGCGGGTCGAGATGTCACCAGTCGGCTGTCGGCTGTTGAGGCGCGGAGCGTGGCGCTGGCGCTGATGGTGGTCACGTCGATGTTCGTCGGTGCTGTGTCAATCTCCCTGGGACCTCTCCCTGCTGCGGATCGCGCGTCTGCTGCGGGAACCGTTGTTGACGATTTCGAGGACGGTTCGATTTCAGATTGGACTAAGGTGATTAACGGGCAGGCCTTCTCGGCAAGTCAGAATCGAGCTTATGAAGGGTCTTATTCGATGTTACATGATGGCTCGGATAACGGCGGTGGTGCGCGGATCACGAAAGACCTGAGTTCTGCAAATCCATCTAGTGCTTCTGCATGGGTCTACTACGCAAATTATTCGAGTTCAACACGAACATCGGCATTTAAATTGCGAAGCAGTAGCGGAAGTGTCGCAACCCGCGTAGAAGTCAAGGAATCGGACGGGAGTCTTTTTGTAGATTCGACGGATACCGGATTCGATATACCTCAAAATGAGTGGGTACGGTGGAAGTATAAAAATATTGATTACAATTCCGATACCTACACGGTAATAATACTGGACGCTGACGGAAATGAGATTTACAACCAAACCGGCGTTGGCTTCGTAAATAGCGTTAGTGTAGAGCAATTCGCTGTTCTCGGAGGAAGTGGTGGCTATCAATATTGGGATTTCTTCGCAGTTGACGGGGCTGCTGTCGGCCAGCCCGTCTCTGGGACTATCTCCACGGCCGACGGCTCCGGGATCAATGGCGGGACTGTGGAATTGCTGGACTCCTCGGACTCCGTGATCTCCACGACGACGACCAACAGCAGCGGATACTACCAGTTCGATGCTGTCTCTGACGCAACGGATTACCAAATTCGCGCTTCGGCGTCGGGTTACCAGAACAAGACCTCGGATAGCTTCGATGTTGCCGGCGCCCCGCGAACTGTCGACCTGAAACTCTTCGAGAGCGGAACCTTCGTCCGCGAGTTCCAGCTCGACGAGGCCGCGAAGCAGACCTACCCGCCTTCGCTGTCGCGGCTGGAGGTCTACCGTTTCGACCGTGCTATCGAGTTCCCGCTGCCCGGCGGCACGACGTTCAAGGCCGGCCCTGGCACCTGGAAGGAGATCTCCGACAAGGACATCAACGCCTACGGGAAGGCGAGCGTCCGCCTGGAGGACGGCACGCCCTACCGCGTCGAGGTCGTCGCGACCAGCGGTGACCGCTCGACACGCTGGGGCTCGCTGGGCTGGCGGGCGAACAAGTCGGCGCCGGACCCGTACCTGATCAGCGTCGGCGACCAGGATGTGACGGCCACGCCGACCGCGACCGGCACGGCGACCTCGCCGACGGCCACGCCCGTCGCGACGGACGGCGGGACCAGCGGAGGAGGCGTGTCAGGGCCCGATTACCCTGGCCTGAATCCGCCGTGTGACCCCTTCGACCGGGACAACGACGGGAACCTCCAGGAGTGCCCCGACGGCGACGAGACCGACGGGCCCGGCTCGACCGTGACGTACACCGCGTCGGACGGGTTCGGGCCGCGCATCGCCGGGGAGTGTGTCCTCACGGACGGCACGACCGGGCTCCTCATCGAGTACTGGGACCCGTCCTACGAGACGACGAGCCTCACGTTCAACGTCTCGCACGAGAACAGCTCGTACAGCGGGGATCGGCAGTTCGACACGGCCGCGGGCTACGCGACGTGGTGCGTGGCCGACGCCGTGACCGGAAACGCCTCGGACGCGGCCGACGGCGCGCTCACGGGCAACTACACGGCCAACGGCACGACGTTCAACTAC
- a CDS encoding site-specific integrase: MVRVDDGGDVTKCWLDQEELSRLERVAGRDDWMREVAIQLMGRCGLRAHEVPYPADEHLRWSEEGECWLFEVRGKNTSGGDRKLRDAWMPDRVAEDLNKYTRERDLGRGDPWVPRSTPTVRRWVDTATDDIADQLGDDRWRSVTSHDLRRSWATHHLVEEGRDVRTMMSIGGWSDYSAIEPYLKEATEARIGEVMGGPEAL, from the coding sequence ATGGTTCGCGTGGACGATGGCGGCGACGTGACGAAGTGCTGGCTCGACCAGGAGGAACTCTCCCGGCTGGAACGGGTGGCCGGTCGCGACGACTGGATGCGCGAGGTGGCCATCCAGTTGATGGGCCGGTGCGGCCTGCGCGCTCACGAAGTGCCGTACCCGGCCGACGAGCATCTCCGCTGGAGCGAGGAGGGCGAGTGTTGGCTGTTCGAGGTCCGGGGCAAGAACACGAGCGGCGGCGACCGGAAGCTCCGCGACGCCTGGATGCCTGACCGCGTCGCCGAGGACCTGAACAAGTACACGCGAGAGCGCGACCTCGGCCGGGGCGACCCGTGGGTCCCGCGCTCGACGCCGACGGTGCGGCGCTGGGTCGACACCGCGACGGACGACATCGCCGACCAGTTGGGCGACGACCGCTGGCGGTCGGTGACCAGCCACGATCTCCGCCGCAGCTGGGCGACCCACCACCTCGTCGAGGAGGGCCGAGACGTACGGACCATGATGTCCATCGGTGGCTGGAGTGACTACTCGGCCATCGAGCCGTATCTGAAAGAAGCGACCGAGGCACGCATTGGCGAGGTGATGGGAGGCCCAGAAGCCCTATAG
- a CDS encoding site-specific integrase — MSASNSSRMACPRRSTRRVSTRATRSTPSVSRPDSALAIIRSYRDGFERATTHHVLLELAWFIGARVGAIRGLDIRDIDTDACTVRFVHRPETGTTLKNGAGGERLVGIPDETATTLTRYLALNRTEMVDDHKRRPLLTTTQGRPSKNTLRSWSYYATTPCRAVECPHGKLRQSCDWFTRGEAVHCPSTLSPHRIRTGSITWQLNRGLPVEVVAKRVNASPEVIRKHYDVAGADEEFYERRAESVSRLSMEADDDN; from the coding sequence GTGAGCGCGTCGAACTCGTCGCGGATGGCCTGTCCGAGAAGATCGACCCGCCGAGTATCGACGAGAGCGACGAGGTCAACTCCGAGCGTCTCGAGGCCGGACAGTGCGCTGGCGATTATCCGCAGCTATCGCGACGGCTTCGAGCGGGCGACGACCCATCACGTCCTGCTGGAGCTGGCCTGGTTCATCGGCGCCCGTGTCGGCGCCATCCGCGGACTGGATATCCGGGATATCGACACCGATGCCTGCACGGTCCGGTTCGTCCACCGCCCGGAGACCGGCACCACCCTCAAGAACGGCGCCGGGGGCGAGCGGCTGGTCGGCATCCCCGACGAGACTGCGACCACCCTCACCCGGTATCTCGCCCTCAACCGGACGGAGATGGTCGACGACCACAAGCGTCGGCCGCTGCTCACGACGACGCAGGGCCGCCCGAGTAAGAACACCCTGCGTTCGTGGTCGTACTACGCCACCACGCCCTGCCGGGCCGTCGAGTGCCCACACGGGAAGCTCCGACAGTCCTGTGACTGGTTCACCCGTGGGGAGGCCGTCCACTGCCCGTCGACGCTCTCGCCACACCGCATCCGGACGGGGTCGATCACCTGGCAGCTCAACCGCGGGCTGCCCGTCGAGGTCGTCGCGAAACGCGTCAACGCGAGCCCGGAGGTCATCCGGAAGCACTACGACGTGGCCGGTGCCGACGAGGAGTTCTACGAACGCCGGGCGGAATCGGTTAGCCGCCTTTCGATGGAGGCTGACGATGACAACTGA
- a CDS encoding type IV pilin N-terminal domain-containing protein: MEFGNLFADEDAVSPVIGVILMVAITVILAAVIGTFVLGLGDQVSNTSPQASFTFDFDDRENGGTPQDRLTVTHDGGDKISASQLSIKATGAVDDLDASTPSDVFIQGGSLQDGSSWQAIADMQNDNTDDNDGPSEVSAGSSITIQAEGGSTYSVIANSETGGSTVNNVDLNEATVRVTWASSNGGDTATLGKWTGPDA; the protein is encoded by the coding sequence ATGGAATTCGGTAACCTGTTCGCCGACGAAGACGCGGTCTCGCCGGTCATCGGGGTCATCCTGATGGTCGCGATAACCGTCATCCTGGCCGCCGTTATCGGCACGTTCGTGCTCGGTCTCGGGGACCAGGTCTCGAACACGAGCCCGCAGGCGAGCTTCACGTTCGACTTTGACGATCGTGAGAATGGTGGGACGCCGCAAGACCGCCTAACGGTTACTCACGATGGTGGTGACAAGATTTCCGCGTCGCAGCTCAGTATCAAAGCCACTGGCGCTGTCGATGATCTTGATGCGAGCACCCCATCGGATGTCTTCATCCAGGGCGGTTCGCTCCAGGATGGAAGCAGCTGGCAGGCCATCGCAGATATGCAGAACGACAATACTGACGACAACGATGGACCCAGTGAGGTATCTGCCGGCAGTAGCATCACGATACAGGCCGAAGGAGGTAGTACCTACTCGGTTATCGCAAACTCTGAAACTGGAGGATCGACTGTAAACAACGTTGACCTGAACGAGGCCACTGTTCGGGTCACCTGGGCCTCCTCGAACGGTGGCGACACGGCCACGCTCGGCAAGTGGACTGGCCCGGACGCGTAA
- a CDS encoding type IV pilin N-terminal domain-containing protein, translating to MEFTNLLGDDDAVSPVIGVILMVAITVILAAVIGTFVLGLGDQVSDTSPQASFTFDLTDNAPGTADSLTITHDGGDKIAASQISFASTGAIGTDSNPQTGVPYDAKIRPDSDTWEEEAGSGDVSAGSAATLAGDDFQQASAADNANDLDGDSDQSVNVDSADEPTGSKEIDSLQLNGATIRVTWSSSNGGDTATLGKWTGPDA from the coding sequence ATGGAATTCACAAACCTACTCGGCGACGACGACGCGGTGTCGCCGGTCATCGGGGTCATCCTGATGGTCGCGATAACCGTCATCCTGGCTGCCGTCATCGGCACGTTCGTGCTCGGTCTCGGTGACCAGGTCAGTGACACGAGCCCGCAGGCGAGCTTCACGTTCGACCTGACTGATAACGCTCCGGGTACTGCCGATTCCCTTACTATCACGCACGATGGTGGGGACAAGATTGCTGCTTCACAGATTAGCTTCGCTAGTACTGGGGCAATCGGTACAGACAGCAACCCACAAACTGGAGTTCCGTACGATGCAAAGATACGCCCAGACTCTGATACCTGGGAGGAAGAAGCGGGCTCTGGCGATGTTTCGGCAGGTAGTGCGGCAACGCTTGCCGGTGATGACTTCCAACAGGCTAGTGCGGCAGACAATGCTAATGACCTCGACGGTGACAGCGACCAGTCGGTGAACGTCGACAGTGCTGATGAACCTACGGGGAGCAAGGAAATCGATAGCCTACAGCTGAATGGGGCGACTATCCGCGTGACGTGGTCCTCCTCGAACGGTGGCGACACGGCCACGCTCGGCAAGTGGACCGGTCCGGACGCCTAG
- a CDS encoding J domain-containing protein yields the protein MSDLDWPAGFERTPPAERTRYPHGFRVSQTEAFDSILEQLDQMDAVNPRVETAAPHTQRHPHRPYQDREPEDPGVVVYCDLDGEGRAFPCDRWTTLRDNARAIAKYLEAKRALDRYGVGTVGSEFETQALPGDEPVATGPPPHEVLGVAPDAPESVVKGAARARKKETHPDNGGSTDAFQRVVEAEEAMLEGDS from the coding sequence ATGAGCGACCTCGATTGGCCGGCAGGATTTGAGCGCACGCCACCCGCCGAACGCACTCGGTACCCGCACGGGTTCCGTGTCTCCCAGACGGAGGCGTTCGACTCCATCCTCGAACAGCTCGACCAGATGGACGCGGTCAACCCGCGCGTCGAGACGGCCGCGCCACACACCCAGCGGCACCCGCATCGGCCCTACCAGGACCGCGAGCCCGAGGACCCCGGCGTCGTGGTCTACTGCGACCTCGACGGGGAGGGCCGGGCGTTCCCGTGTGACCGGTGGACCACCCTCCGGGACAACGCCCGCGCCATCGCGAAGTACCTCGAAGCGAAGCGCGCCCTCGACCGATACGGCGTGGGCACAGTCGGCTCCGAGTTCGAGACCCAGGCCTTGCCCGGCGACGAGCCGGTCGCGACCGGCCCGCCACCGCACGAGGTGCTGGGCGTCGCCCCAGATGCGCCCGAGAGCGTCGTGAAGGGGGCCGCACGCGCCCGGAAGAAGGAGACCCACCCGGACAACGGCGGGAGCACGGACGCGTTCCAGCGCGTCGTCGAGGCCGAGGAGGCCATGCTGGAGGGAGATTCGTGA
- a CDS encoding Cdc6/Cdc18 family protein has product MITNARVLQADWVPREIVHRNPEKNLLQTALQPVADGGRPEDALITGPSGAGKTCLARYSLQQIEEERLDIHTKHVDCWAASKPFRVLLELLDPVAPTHDIHRTTARDTMLSRLRDVDAPYLAVLDEADQLGDPGLLGELYSIPKLTLVLVTNDEQSLSGLFDERLRSRFRSGVHVHCDSYSLDTLVSILDRRARGALEPGAVERPQLERIADAAAGDARRAISILRRAARRAMDDEAGVIDGSHITPAIPEAAREQRQADLERLNDHQRAVYAVLANADGGAAPKAVYEEYTQRVSSPKTKRTVRDYLGKLQSYNLATATGEGPARRYHVVEIDSPEAEPAAE; this is encoded by the coding sequence ATGATTACCAACGCCCGTGTCCTCCAGGCGGATTGGGTCCCGCGGGAGATCGTCCACCGCAACCCGGAGAAGAATCTCCTGCAGACCGCCCTCCAGCCCGTCGCCGACGGCGGGCGGCCCGAAGACGCGCTCATCACCGGGCCATCCGGCGCCGGGAAGACCTGTCTCGCGCGCTACTCGCTCCAGCAGATCGAGGAGGAGCGGCTCGACATCCACACGAAACATGTCGACTGCTGGGCCGCCAGCAAGCCGTTTCGCGTGCTCCTCGAACTCCTCGACCCGGTCGCGCCCACCCACGACATCCATCGGACCACAGCCCGTGACACGATGCTCTCGCGACTCCGCGATGTCGACGCCCCCTACCTCGCGGTGCTCGACGAAGCCGACCAGCTGGGCGACCCCGGGCTCCTCGGCGAACTCTACTCCATCCCGAAGCTGACGCTCGTCCTGGTGACCAACGACGAGCAGTCGCTCTCGGGCCTGTTCGACGAGCGCCTGCGGTCACGGTTCCGCTCGGGCGTCCATGTCCACTGCGACAGCTACAGCCTCGACACGCTCGTCTCCATCCTCGACCGGCGAGCCCGCGGCGCGCTCGAACCCGGCGCGGTCGAGCGACCGCAGCTCGAACGCATCGCCGACGCCGCGGCCGGGGACGCCCGCCGGGCCATCAGCATCCTCCGACGGGCCGCCCGGCGGGCGATGGACGATGAAGCGGGCGTGATCGACGGGAGTCATATCACCCCGGCCATCCCCGAGGCGGCTCGCGAGCAGCGACAGGCCGACCTCGAACGGCTGAACGACCACCAGCGGGCCGTCTACGCGGTGCTCGCGAACGCCGACGGCGGAGCGGCTCCGAAAGCGGTGTACGAGGAATATACCCAGCGGGTGTCGTCGCCGAAGACGAAGCGGACGGTCCGGGACTACCTCGGGAAGCTCCAGAGCTACAACCTGGCGACCGCGACCGGCGAAGGGCCTGCTCGTCGGTATCACGTCGTCGAGATCGACTCGCCCGAGGCCGAGCCCGCGGCCGAGTAA